A portion of the Candidatus Reconcilbacillus cellulovorans genome contains these proteins:
- a CDS encoding N-acetylmuramoyl-L-alanine amidase: MLVVVDPGHGGADPGAVSAALREKDLTLAVALAVARELSLFRAAVRLTRQTDAAVSLADRVEMANAAGADLFLSVHINAGGGTGFESYVHPSADERTRQIRSAVHRKVAAVFTEAGFPDRGEKQADLYVLRRTRMPAVLLEYGFIDHPRDAAFLADAEVQGRLARATAEGVAEAFGLPADPSPPASSGSVGGPDLSEWAKEARDWAVRSGISDGERPKDPATREEVWVMLHRLAQKSGASG; the protein is encoded by the coding sequence GTGCTGGTGGTTGTCGATCCTGGACACGGCGGAGCGGATCCGGGGGCGGTGTCTGCCGCTCTGCGGGAAAAAGACTTGACGCTCGCCGTTGCGCTTGCCGTCGCGCGCGAATTGTCGCTTTTCAGAGCAGCCGTTCGGCTGACGCGTCAAACGGATGCGGCCGTTTCTCTGGCAGATCGGGTCGAAATGGCGAACGCGGCCGGTGCAGATTTGTTTTTGAGCGTCCACATCAACGCAGGGGGCGGTACCGGCTTCGAATCCTACGTGCACCCGTCCGCTGACGAACGGACGCGGCAGATCCGCTCGGCGGTCCATCGCAAAGTCGCCGCCGTGTTTACGGAAGCCGGGTTTCCCGACCGAGGAGAAAAACAGGCGGACCTGTACGTTTTGCGGAGGACACGCATGCCGGCCGTTCTGCTGGAATACGGTTTTATCGATCATCCCCGCGATGCTGCATTCCTTGCCGATGCGGAAGTGCAAGGACGGTTGGCGCGCGCGACGGCCGAGGGGGTCGCCGAAGCGTTCGGCTTGCCCGCCGACCCGTCGCCGCCCGCGAGTTCCGGTTCCGTCGGCGGGCCCGATTTGTCCGAATGGGCGAAAGAGGCGCGGGATTGGGCGGTTCGCTCGGGCATCTCCGACGGCGAACGGCCGAAGGATCCGGCGACGCGGGAAGAAGTGTGGGTCATGCTGCATCGTCTTGCACAAAAATCGGGCGCAAGCGGCTGA
- a CDS encoding transcriptional regulator: MHPIKTCADHDVCEVFTAEPETVARVRTRLATVDALRVAEFFKALSDETRLKMAIALCGERELCVCDLASAVGTTVANASHHLRVLRQSGLVKSRKAGKTVYYSLQDDHVRDFLSTAVEHGAEAILP, translated from the coding sequence ATGCATCCGATAAAAACATGCGCCGACCACGACGTTTGCGAAGTTTTCACCGCGGAGCCCGAAACGGTAGCGCGCGTGCGAACGCGGCTGGCGACGGTCGACGCCCTGCGTGTCGCGGAATTTTTCAAGGCGTTGTCCGACGAAACGCGCCTGAAAATGGCGATCGCACTATGCGGCGAACGTGAACTGTGCGTCTGCGACCTTGCGTCGGCCGTCGGCACGACGGTCGCCAACGCCTCGCATCATTTGCGGGTGTTGCGGCAGTCCGGACTGGTCAAATCGCGCAAGGCGGGCAAAACGGTCTATTATTCGCTGCAGGACGACCACGTCCGCGATTTTTTGAGCACCGCAGTGGAACACGGCGCGGAGGCCATCCTGCCATGA